The Phaseolus vulgaris cultivar G19833 chromosome 10, P. vulgaris v2.0, whole genome shotgun sequence DNA window CCTGGATTTATGCTCTGTGCAGGGACAAATTAAATGAGACTTTCTGTTATGTTTTGGATCCAACCGCCTCAGGAAGATATTGGAAGCTCGTTGATGGTCTTCCACCTCACATATCAAAAAGAAAAGGCATTGGTTTTGAAGCTTTGGGAAATAAGCTATTTTTATTGGGTGGTTGCAGATGGTCAAGAGATTGTACTGATGAGGTTTATTCATATGATGCTTCCTCAAACTGTTGGGTTCAAGCTGCTTCCATGCCAACTGCTAGGTAAATATCCTTATGTCATTTCCTTTAGGAAGCTAAGTTTGTATGTGCTAGGTGAATATCAATCTGCTAGGATTTTTCATCATAGATTTTAGGTAGAGTTGTTGCAGTTACTTGAGTTTTGAAGGATTGTTGATACCAGAAAACTAGAGATAGCCACAAACTAAGTATTTTACTTGAAAGAAAATAGCTTATATATATGGCatccaaataatttattttcatgatTTGTGACTTCTATCCTCTGTTTAATTGGACTTGGGTATGGGTCCAATACGTACCAAAAAAGTACCCATATGTACCAAAATTGAAGTACCCAGTTTTTCTTTGTAAAATATTTCTGGTACAGCATGATTTTAGGACTACGTATCCTTCAGATTTAAGAAATAAGGTTTCTCTCCATTCTAAAAACACAGTTATCCTTATGCTGTGATTCACTTTTTTCTACAGAGCTTTTGTTTTGAAAGTATAGTTTTAATTAACAACTACTTTGACATCATGCTCTCGTAACATTGACAAAGAATTATTGGTACTTATTTTATTTGTCAATTTAGCTGTCTAAATTTTACTATTGAAGTTGAAATTGCATGTTGTCTTTGTCGGCCTTTGTTAGCCCCTAGCAATGAAGACATCACTGGTTTCTTTTACCAAAAACTTTCAGGTGCTTCTTTGCTTGTGAAGTTTTGGATGAAAAACTATATGCTATTGGAGGATTAGTTTCAAATCCAAGCTATTCTCATTCTTGGGATACTTTTGACCCTCTGACaaattgttggagatctcagagagatgttattattatttctgATGTTGAAGATTCAGTGATTCTTGATGGGAAGATATATGTTCGATTTTCCAGATATCCTGTAACTCCTTATGTAAGTGCTATTGTATATGAACCATCAAGTGGCACATGGCAGTATGCAGATGCTGACATGGTTTCAGGGTGGACAGGCCCTGCAGTTGTTGTGGATGACACCCTTTATGTCTTGGATCAAACTTTGGGAACTAGGTTAATGATGTGGCACAAAGAGAGACGCCAGTGGATACCTGTTGGAAAACTATCACCATTGCTTACTAGACCACCTTGTCAGCTTGTGGCAGTTGGTAGAAGCATTTTCATTGTTGGGAAAATGCTTAGCACTGTGGTTGTTGATGTTGGTGATTTGGGGAATGAGGGCCAGGTGATGACGACTTCTTCCATACCAGGACTGGCTTCTTCCATACCAAGATTGTCATCTGATTTCACTGTAATAAGTTGTAAATGCTTGTCTATCTAATCGTTGAGTTTTTGTGTTTATTCATGTTAAGATACATGTATCAATGTTACATAGTTTTATTTTGGTTTAATACCACTTTTCGTCTCTTTATTAATGTGCAAAAAATAATTCTGTCTATTAGCTTTTAAAATGTTCAATGTGGACTAaactgttttaaaaataatttaatgttgTCCCTAATATTTTGATACACAAAGTGAAGTGATAGATATGAACTTTAATTTGAAATACATGTAAAGGTTCATTTGAAACACATCATTCGTAGACATTTGATAAGGTAGAAATTTTATGTGATTCGAGGTTGTTGTCAAAGGACTAATTGTGAGATTTGGAGAGTGATATTGTGTATTGTAGGGATGATGATTAGATTTTTGTCGTTGGTTTATGTAGTGAATGGTTTTCTATTGATTTTGTAAGGTGAATCTCACTTTGTAGACTTTAATTGTTTTGAGATTCCTTGGTTTAGGGGTTTATGATggaattaaatattattttttgaggTTTTAATTGTGTAGTTTATTAATTTCATTCTACTTTGTCAATTAAGTAGGGTTTAGACCCCGCAACGTAGAAATTTTGTTCATAATCTACCATTTAATGGACTAAAATATGTTGATGGATAAGTAGTCATGTGACCTAGATAGATAAAGTTATTTTTGAGATATCAGACATGAGGTATATAACAATGAAGGAGTTGTAGTATTCTCATGGTAGGTTGCACAAACAATAATGATGCAATTAATATGGTCAACATTGCAAAGCGATATggtaaaatatatttgtttgtgGTACACATTGTGTCTGAACCTTAAATATTGATAATCTTTTGGAATATAAGACTGGGAATGAGGTTGAGAGTGGTAATGTGGGTGAGAGGGAGGTGGAGAAGGGGAATGAGGAAGGGGTTCAAAGAGAGATTGTGGTTGGGGTTGAGAGTGAGGTTGAGTGTGATAATGAGAATGAAGAGGCTGAGGCTGATTATGACCATCAATTTGAGCAGGCTGAGAGTGGTCATGTGGCTGATACTAAGTCTAACACTATGAATGATGGTGAGGTCAAGCTGAAAAGATTATTGTGGAGGATTATGAGAGTGACATGTGGATGAAGTTGATAACGTTTTAGAAGATTTTTCTTGGTTAAGGGACCCCAATGAAGAACTTAGGGATGTGGAAATTGAAGATGATATTGACAATGAAAGGAAGGAAGGATTATGTGAAGGAAATGTTGAAGTTGATATGGAAGAGGAAATATGTACTTCcaagagaaagaggaaaagaagTACAGGAGTAAGAGAAACACCAATGAAAGATTATGAACCACATTGTGAGGATGATTTGCAATTATTGGGTGATGATAATAACCCAATTGATGACATAAGTGTGAATGACGGAGGACTGTCAAAAACTGAGTGAGAGTTAGAAGATTTGAGGAAGATGATGATGAGTCACGAAGTAATGATAAATTTGGTATCTTTATAATGCCTAAAAACATTAATTTGGGACCCATTTTACTGAAAAAGAACAGTTTAAAGATGCAATAAGAACATATGTTTTCCATTCGTGgagaaattcaaattttttgaaaatgatAACAAAAGAGTTAGGGTTAAATGTAATGGGACACAAGTAAAATGTGAGTGATTTGCATATTGTGGACAATTACCATCAAATAGTTGTTGGCAACAAAGAAACATTAAGAACATACATACTTGTAGTAGCTAATTCAAAGTAAATTTATTTAGTACTAAATGGTTAAGTGAGAAGTTGGAGTCTTGTattaaacaaaattcaaatatgaaaaattcTTACACACACAATAAAGGTGTAAAGAAATGAAATACAACTATTTTAAGGTCAAGGCAAAGTGGGAAATGGAAATGACATCAAGGCATGTGCATGGTTCATTTCAACAATATAAAAAGATTTACAATTATGTCCATGATGTGTTGAGACAAACCTTGGATCAACAGTGAAAGGGAAAATTGAACAAATTAATGGGATCACTGTCTACAACATGATTCATGTATGTTTAAAGGTATGCAAGGATAGTTTTTTGCCCGTAGGTCCATCATTTGTTTAGATGAGTGTTTCTTAAAAGGCTATTATGAAGGTgaacttttaaaaatagttagaaGTGACCCTAATGACCAAATATTTTCATTGACATATGCTTTATAGGGATGACAATATGGGATGGGTTGTACGGGCCAACCCAATAAGAAAAAATGCGGGCTAGGTTACCTATTTTAACTTGCTAGTATGCTTAGATTCGCCTTGCATAACTTGTAGTCTATGCAAGCCAAGTGCAAGCCAAGTGCAGGGTGGGACAAACTGACCCATATAATTTATGTATCTTAAAATTCTGTAAATTTCATCCCGCACCTTTATAATTTCTTCCTACTACACCCTTACACTCTCAAAATTTTCAACATTATCTATTTCCAATTCTACAATTtagaatacaaatttgtatttcatATTGTACAATccagaataaaaaatttgtattatgCATTGTGTAATTTGAAATACATAGTATTGCAAATTGTACAATCagaaacacaaattttaacttataGATCTATAACTTGGAAAGTTTCAAGATTTCACATTtcgaaattaaagaaaaaacgttcaataaaaaatatcaaaaggataatttgattatttttttaagtatgagATGTAGGAAGAAACTCCCTTCAATCCCTAATTCATAACACCTTCACGAAATTTGGTAAGActtcatgatttttttatattgaatagtttttttgtctttttgaaatgcataaattatttaactttCAATATTCATCAAATTTAGTAATTAAACTTAagtcatttttataataaaatttaaatatgatattatatatatatatatatattatagatattgttttatatattttttaattagaataGTAATTTGCATTTGTCTATTtgtattatcttaaaaaattatatatttaaaatgtatatatttaacaaaatattttattagttaatttataagtacgattaaaatttaaatttcattgaaaattaaaatattagaataattttttatacatattttattatgcatatttttttagaataatattatgaaaCTATTTActtaattcatttaaataagaaaaataactaacttaataacaaaatttatatttgaagattattttttcattaatttaaaaaaatatattacttatTTGGGTTGACCTATAGACTCGCGAGCCAACTCTTGTGCAGGGTGAACCAATAAAATAAATCCGTATTTTCTTCGTGAGGCAGGCCAACCTGGCCCACATTTGCAAGCCAAATGCGGAGACCCATATTGTCATCACTAATATTTTAGTTGAGGTTGAGAAGAATGACTTATGATCATGGTTTTTACAACTATTAATTTAAGATTTGGTATGTGCAATAGTGTGTACCTCAGACACATTCATCTCCTACCAACAAATAGGTATGTATTGCATCTGACTTGTGTATGTTTTTCTATATGAATTGCATATGACTTGTGTACGTATCCAATTTGGTAGGGTTTGCTAGCCATGCTAGAAATTTTACCTGGAGTTGATCAACAATTTTGTGCTAGACATCTGTATTCTAAGTTTAGAAGGAAATTTTTGGTGGAAAATTTGAAAACTGTTATGTGGAAGGCAACAACAATTACGTAAATGCAAGCatgagagagagagggagagagagagagttaaAGATGAGGGAGATTAAGGATGTTAATATGTGACTTTTATATGTAAAACAGTTGTTTTGACGACTAGTTGTTTGGGATAAGACATGTCTCCCTCATTGAAGATAATTTTGTTGTCGATTTGGACGAAAAGGGAGTGTAGTTTTAAAAAGTGGATGGTCATTAGCACCCCTTATCATTCGTTGCAATgaagtttttgaatttgaatggAGTTGACTTCATCTCAAATTGCTTCAAGAAGATGACATATGAGTGAGTATGCCCCAATTGTATTTCCAATTAATGGTCAAATTTTGTGCAAGAAAACTTCATGTCCTTATGTACTTCCACCATCTAAGAAGAGGTTGTTTTAAAGACCCAAAAAGAATAGAAGGTTGGTGTAGGTGCAGTTGACTAGGGGATTTGAATGAAGCCTTAGACTTTTTTTGTGTGTAGTGGATAATTAGATTATCTGGTTAGACCGTCTAATGAATCATATAGTAAGATTGTTTAACACATTGTTTAGTAAAATTGTCTAGCAGATCGTCGAATAATGAGAATTAAAGCAACAACAAGAATAAAGAGATATCAACACAAAAGATTTATCTTGGTTAACCCAAATTCGAGATATATTTAATTCTCTTAAGCAATTGCTTAAAAGTTTCCACTAACCAACTAGTTATAACAAGTATTCTCACATTTCCAAGTTCAACAAGTCTTCTCACATCTTTAGGTTACAATAAGTATTATCACCTCTCCAGGTTACAACTTTTTAACCTCCCTCTGAGATTAGGAACTCTctaaagaaacaataaaaaaaagaacaCAAAGAAAGCTCAGATAGATATTACTTTACAACATGAAGAATTAAAATGGTTAAATACTTAACCCACTAAATTAGACACTTTAATAACTAGATTAAACACTCACTACAACTTTTCTATATTTTCAACAAAATTACTAATGTGGATTTTGTTGCTTAACTTGACTTACTTTGTTTGctcatttaatatatatatatatatatatatatatatataaatttagctTTAATCCTTGAATTGGTTAATGTTGAATTTTGCATTATCTTCTATCTTCATCTGTCTGATACACGATTCTAAAATATAACATAAAGCTTggatttataatttttcaatttgtttttgctttgaatctgtctaataaaaataattcaaaagtaaTCACAATATGggttagtaaaaaaaaattcaaacttaaaTTGATAATTATCTTGTTCCCAATTTCTCTATCCAAACACACTCCAAGCATTTATTTGCATTTTATTGTACCATCTAATTATACAAAGTGAAATTTACGTAGATTACATGATtaatactaaataataatttaaaaaatggtttAAATCATTATTTGTCAATtatgaaattaataattatactaTCAATTATGAATATATAATTTGAACTTTTTAGAGTAACCTTGCGATGAGTTAGGTTTCACTTGTATAACCTGTTTTATATGGTACTAAATCCATGGTATATTGTtctttttatcaacaaatattTGTTAATATGTTAAGGAGGGATCCAAACTCCACCTATCTCCCTCTCATAATCTTTTATCACAAAGTCAATCCTATCCTTATATCTCAAAATCCATGGTTTATACGagaaaaacatttttagaacaaaatataaatttacatatataattgaattattAATATAGTATGGATACGAGagaattctaaaaataaaactataaaaggGATACATTGTTCACAACTTGGATTTAATGGCTGATTTTCGTTGATTAATTTTCCTGGCTAGTCCTTCTTGAACCAATGATACGAGAAGCTGCAAGATTAACAGAGTAGCAggtgtaaaaaataaaagataaacagGGAAAGAGGGAAAATGAATTGATATAATGTGGTCATGCTTTACCTCTCCCTTCTGATTGAACATTTGGCCGGTCACAAAGACGCGTGCAC harbors:
- the LOC137819128 gene encoding F-box/kelch-repeat protein SKIP4, whose product is MENVNDEKESSNSVNEVEDTNSALICGLPDDISLMCLARVPRKYHPVLKCVSKRWRDLICNEEWCTYRQKHKLDETWIYALCRDKLNETFCYVLDPTASGRYWKLVDGLPPHISKRKGIGFEALGNKLFLLGGCRWSRDCTDEVYSYDASSNCWVQAASMPTARCFFACEVLDEKLYAIGGLVSNPSYSHSWDTFDPLTNCWRSQRDVIIISDVEDSVILDGKIYVRFSRYPVTPYVSAIVYEPSSGTWQYADADMVSGWTGPAVVVDDTLYVLDQTLGTRLMMWHKERRQWIPVGKLSPLLTRPPCQLVAVGRSIFIVGKMLSTVVVDVGDLGNEGQVMTTSSIPGLASSIPRLSSDFTVISCKCLSI